One Synechocystis sp. LKSZ1 genomic window, GGTTTTTCAATCCCCGCCAGGGGAACCTACCAAGGTTCAGCTCACCCTGCCGGATCAACGAACTCTTACTCTTCCTCAAACCCCCTCTGGTTCTGGGGCCAAATATAGCGATGGCACCTTTACCTTTTGGTCCAAGGGTAATACCGCTCTACTAGAACAAGGAGACCGTGTTCTTTACCAGGACTGTGTCACGTTTCCTGAACGTTAAATTTTTGTTGGCATTAGCTTTCAACCGTGACCGTATAATAGCAAGCGGGCTATTCTCCCCTGGAACCGACGCGATTTAAACGGATGACACCAACTAACGACTACGACTCCATTGAAAAACTAGAAACGGGGATTCCCGGCTTTGATTTTTTGTCCCAAGGGGGACTGCCCCAGGGCCGGGCTACCCTAGTCGCTGGAACTGCCGGTAGTTCCAAGACGGTGTTCGCTTGTCAATTTCTGGTGGAAGGGATTCGGCGGGGGGAGACGGGAGTTTTTGTTACCTTTGAAGAACCCCCCAAGGCCCTGCGCAAAAATATGCGGGGCTTTGGTTGGCAGATCCCCCTCTGGGAAGAACAGGGGAAATGGGCCTTTGTTGATGCGTCGCCCCAACCCGGTGAGCGGCCCTTAGTGGCTGGGGACTACGATCTAGGCGCCTTGATTGCCCGCATTGAGTACGCCATCCGCAAGTACAAAGCGACGCGAGTTTCCCTCGACTCCCTGGGGGCTATTTTTAGCCATTTAACCGACAGCGCCCAACTGCGCAGTGACCTGTTTCGGTTGGCTGCGGCCCTGCGGGAATTAGAAGTCACCGCCATCATGACCGCAGAACGAACGGCGGAGTACGGCGAAATTACTCGGTACGGTGTGGAGGAATTTGTGGCAGACAATGTGGTGATCCTGCGCAATGTCTTAGCCGATGAAAAGCGTCGTCGGACTATTGAAATCCTTAAATATCGCGGCACCGACCACCAAAAGGGTGAATTTCCCTTCACCATTATTCCCGGCCAAGGGGTGGTGATCATCCCCCTCTCAGCCATTGAACTGGAACAACATTCCTCGGACATCCGCATTACCTCCGGGAGTACGGAACTGGATCGCATGTGTGGCGGCGGCTTTTTCCGCGATTCGGTCATTCTTGTTTCTGGGGCCACGGGAACGGGTAAAACCCTGATGGTAACGGAATTCATGGCCGGCGGCGTGGCCAACGGAGAGCGCTGTCTGGTCTTCGCCTTTGAGGAGAGTCGGGAACAACTTTTCCGTAATGCCACGGGCTGGGGGGTTAACTTCCAGCAAATGGAACAGGACGGCAAACTGAAGGTGGTCTGTCGCTATCCCGAAACCACGAACCTAGAAAATCATCTGATCATGATGAAGGATATTATCCAATCCTTTAAGCCCAATCGAGTAGCAGTGGATAGTTTATCGGCCCTAGAGCGGGTCTCCACCCTCAAGGGATTCCGGGAATTTATTATTGGTCTGACCTCCTTCATCAAGCAGCAGGAGATCGGCGGCCTGTTTACCTCTACAACCCCGACCTTGCTAGGCGGTTCCTCCATTACCGAGGCCCACATCTCCACGATCACCGATTCCATTATTTTGTTGCGCTACGTGGAAATGTATGGTGAAATGCGGCGGGGGATCACCGTGCTCAAAATGCGAGGTTCGATGCACGATAAGGATATTCGCGAGTTTTCCATTGATAATCAGGGAATGCACATCGGCAAACCCTTCCGCAACGTCACGGGTATCTTGGCAGGAACCCCCATGTACACTACCCAAAGCGAATTCGAGCGGTTAAGCGGCCTATTTGAGCAGGAGGTATAGGTATGGATCATCCCGAATGGCAAGAGGTGCTCCTTTGGACGACCGAAGCGAGCAGTAAACTGAAAAGCATTCCCTATTTTGTCCGTACCCAGGCCCGTCATCGCATAGAACAGTTGGCCCGAGAGGCTGGACTGGATCAGGTGACGGTGGAGTTGGTGGAGCAGGCCCGCCAGGAATTTGGCCAGTAATACCAAATCTCTGAAATCTAACTATACAAATGACCCCACTGTCCCCTTAGCAAGGGGAGGTGTCGGAGGCG contains:
- a CDS encoding MliC family protein, producing the protein MVKPLRPMGLLVWGAGMIMSLAAGTALADTARPVIYQCPPNQVLTAVFQSPPGEPTKVQLTLPDQRTLTLPQTPSGSGAKYSDGTFTFWSKGNTALLEQGDRVLYQDCVTFPER
- the kaiC gene encoding circadian clock protein KaiC; the encoded protein is MTPTNDYDSIEKLETGIPGFDFLSQGGLPQGRATLVAGTAGSSKTVFACQFLVEGIRRGETGVFVTFEEPPKALRKNMRGFGWQIPLWEEQGKWAFVDASPQPGERPLVAGDYDLGALIARIEYAIRKYKATRVSLDSLGAIFSHLTDSAQLRSDLFRLAAALRELEVTAIMTAERTAEYGEITRYGVEEFVADNVVILRNVLADEKRRRTIEILKYRGTDHQKGEFPFTIIPGQGVVIIPLSAIELEQHSSDIRITSGSTELDRMCGGGFFRDSVILVSGATGTGKTLMVTEFMAGGVANGERCLVFAFEESREQLFRNATGWGVNFQQMEQDGKLKVVCRYPETTNLENHLIMMKDIIQSFKPNRVAVDSLSALERVSTLKGFREFIIGLTSFIKQQEIGGLFTSTTPTLLGGSSITEAHISTITDSIILLRYVEMYGEMRRGITVLKMRGSMHDKDIREFSIDNQGMHIGKPFRNVTGILAGTPMYTTQSEFERLSGLFEQEV
- a CDS encoding PCP reductase family protein — protein: MDHPEWQEVLLWTTEASSKLKSIPYFVRTQARHRIEQLAREAGLDQVTVELVEQARQEFGQ